In Gemmata obscuriglobus, a single genomic region encodes these proteins:
- a CDS encoding DinB family protein: protein MSPNDLLAGGYRMGRQMVHMMAGDLTATEFTCQPVAGANSAAWIVGHLAVTARRTAERLGAIELPLLTEAFIGKYSVTRKPADDQSELDDKAELLRLLDACVDQLLGALGTLPPESLANPPANPGPFATNYGEAVLFGAMHFAMHCGQLSTIRRSLGKPPLM, encoded by the coding sequence ATGTCTCCGAACGACCTACTCGCCGGCGGCTACCGGATGGGCCGGCAAATGGTTCACATGATGGCCGGCGACCTCACGGCCACGGAGTTCACGTGCCAGCCGGTGGCGGGGGCGAACTCCGCGGCGTGGATCGTCGGGCACCTCGCGGTCACCGCCCGCCGCACCGCCGAACGCCTCGGCGCTATAGAGCTGCCGCTTTTGACGGAAGCGTTCATCGGGAAGTACAGCGTGACCCGTAAGCCGGCGGACGACCAGTCCGAACTGGACGATAAGGCTGAACTGCTCCGCCTGCTCGACGCGTGCGTGGACCAACTGCTCGGCGCGCTCGGCACGCTACCGCCGGAGTCGCTCGCCAACCCGCCGGCCAACCCGGGGCCGTTCGCAACGAACTACGGCGAAGCCGTGCTGTTCGGGGCCATGCACTTCGCCATGCACTGCGGCCAGCTCTCGACCATCCGCCGTAGTCTGGGCAAGCCACCCCTGATGTAA
- a CDS encoding DUF1559 domain-containing protein: MGPLRRNGYGLFELLVAVSICGLLVALLLPAAQKVRTAAARLSCQSSMRQVVIATHNYEATTGTLPPAFQKRAVGVSEPHLQWPLLIAPYLELEANRRQAQEDFGRSEDPFLPSPHRGLHQPLKPFICPADTRVAVPWEVTFRYSLARPRPVQMTQRIALNSYLGNAGKLSKQRDGVIVAEGGVTWVGITDGTSNTLAFGERPPPTSLLHGWLYVGWGVGGFGTLDSVIGVADLNPFKRGAPEVRCGPGPFPYRQPELNTQPDCALFQFWSLHTGGANFAFADGSVRFLTYSANEVLPALATRAGGEVASLD, from the coding sequence GTGGGGCCGCTTCGCCGAAACGGATACGGCTTGTTCGAACTGCTCGTGGCGGTCAGCATCTGCGGATTGCTCGTCGCGCTGCTGTTGCCGGCAGCGCAGAAAGTTCGGACCGCCGCGGCACGCCTCTCGTGTCAGTCCAGCATGCGTCAGGTGGTAATCGCTACGCACAATTACGAAGCGACCACGGGGACGTTGCCACCTGCGTTTCAGAAGCGGGCGGTGGGGGTATCGGAGCCGCACCTGCAGTGGCCCCTGCTCATCGCCCCGTACCTCGAATTGGAGGCGAACCGGCGCCAGGCGCAAGAGGATTTTGGGCGATCCGAAGACCCGTTCCTGCCATCCCCGCACCGGGGTTTGCACCAGCCACTGAAGCCGTTTATCTGTCCGGCTGACACGCGCGTCGCGGTTCCCTGGGAAGTGACTTTCCGGTACAGCCTGGCGCGCCCGCGCCCCGTCCAAATGACCCAGCGGATCGCGCTCAATTCGTACCTCGGGAACGCGGGTAAATTGTCAAAGCAGCGTGACGGGGTGATTGTGGCCGAGGGCGGTGTGACCTGGGTTGGCATCACGGATGGGACGTCCAATACGCTGGCGTTCGGGGAGCGCCCCCCGCCGACGAGCCTCCTGCACGGGTGGCTGTACGTCGGCTGGGGTGTTGGCGGCTTCGGAACACTGGACTCGGTGATCGGAGTGGCGGACCTCAACCCGTTCAAGCGAGGGGCACCGGAGGTGAGATGCGGTCCCGGCCCGTTCCCGTACCGTCAACCTGAGCTGAACACCCAGCCGGACTGCGCGCTGTTCCAGTTCTGGTCCCTGCACACGGGCGGCGCCAACTTCGCGTTCGCGGACGGCAGCGTGCGGTTCCTTACGTACTCGGCAAATGAGGTACTGCCCGCTCTGGCGACCCGCGCCGGGGGCGAGGTGGCTTCGCTCGATTGA
- a CDS encoding type II toxin-antitoxin system VapC family toxin, with amino-acid sequence MILLDTDHVTVLRMPPGSRRELLVARLAGASEEIGVAVVTVEEQMRGWLAAVAKERQVRRQVGPYRELAALFDFFAEFTIAPFSDAAATVFEQLGNIRIGTMDKKIAAIARANNALLLTANRRDFEQIPGLQFANWMDPPVG; translated from the coding sequence ATGATCCTGCTCGACACTGATCACGTGACGGTTCTTCGGATGCCGCCCGGAAGTCGCCGCGAGCTTCTGGTCGCGCGGTTGGCGGGGGCGAGTGAAGAGATCGGTGTAGCGGTTGTGACCGTCGAAGAGCAGATGCGCGGGTGGCTGGCTGCCGTTGCCAAGGAGCGGCAGGTGCGCCGCCAAGTCGGTCCCTACCGCGAGCTGGCCGCACTATTCGATTTCTTTGCCGAGTTCACGATTGCGCCGTTTAGTGACGCCGCTGCCACAGTGTTCGAACAGCTCGGGAACATCCGCATTGGCACGATGGACAAAAAGATCGCGGCTATCGCGCGAGCGAACAACGCGCTCTTGCTGACCGCCAACCGACGAGACTTCGAGCAGATTCCGGGTCTTCAGTTCGCGAACTGGATGGACCCGCCGGTAGGCTGA
- a CDS encoding NAD(P)H-hydrate dehydratase, with protein MTHAIRDLPRLPRRNAAGHKGTYGKVLVVAGSRGMSGAAVLCGRAALRGGAGLVQVACPQNVQDVVAGAYPAYTTYGIRQHADGTFGDGAAEEVVELASGADAVVIGPGLGRAEPTVRLVLRLLADLTAPVVLDADGLFAVSPFGEEFVRRTAPLVLTPHPGEFARLTGKAVPATDAEREEQAIASANTFGGVMLLKGAGTVVTDGTRVYRNATGNPGMGTGGTGDVLAGVIAALIGQGLKAFDAAVLGAWVHGRAGDLGAAALGQTALTAPDLLDHLPAAFKELESHW; from the coding sequence ATGACGCACGCCATTCGCGACCTTCCCCGGCTGCCGCGGCGCAACGCGGCCGGCCACAAGGGAACGTACGGTAAGGTTCTGGTGGTCGCCGGGAGCCGCGGCATGAGCGGCGCCGCGGTGCTGTGCGGCCGGGCCGCGCTCCGCGGGGGCGCCGGGCTCGTCCAGGTCGCGTGCCCGCAGAACGTTCAGGACGTGGTGGCCGGCGCGTACCCCGCGTACACCACCTACGGCATCCGCCAGCACGCGGACGGCACCTTCGGCGACGGCGCCGCAGAGGAAGTCGTTGAACTGGCTTCGGGGGCCGACGCGGTGGTGATCGGACCGGGGCTGGGGCGCGCGGAGCCGACCGTGCGGCTCGTGCTCCGGTTGCTCGCGGACCTGACCGCCCCCGTGGTGCTGGACGCCGACGGGCTGTTCGCGGTGTCACCGTTCGGCGAAGAGTTCGTACGCCGCACCGCACCACTGGTCCTGACCCCGCATCCCGGCGAGTTCGCGCGGCTCACCGGCAAAGCCGTTCCCGCGACGGACGCGGAGCGCGAGGAGCAGGCGATCGCGTCCGCGAACACCTTCGGCGGGGTGATGCTGCTGAAGGGGGCGGGGACCGTTGTGACCGACGGCACCCGCGTGTACCGGAACGCAACGGGCAACCCGGGGATGGGCACCGGCGGCACCGGCGACGTGCTTGCGGGGGTGATCGCGGCTCTCATCGGCCAGGGACTCAAGGCATTCGACGCGGCGGTGCTGGGCGCGTGGGTGCACGGGCGGGCCGGCGACCTCGGGGCCGCCGCCCTGGGCCAGACGGCACTGACCGCGCCCGACCTGCTCGACCATCTCCCGGCGGCGTTCAAAGAGTTGGAATCCCACTGGTAG
- a CDS encoding adenylate/guanylate cyclase domain-containing protein yields the protein MLLVAQGPTPGDAWRRELPHDVPVVLGRDAAGWSVPWEPFLARRHAELTARGGKLKVRKLAEAANPIFHAGRPADAFEVPAGGSFVIGRTSFTLAAGEDATPPEPDRPLLDMRTIGHHELDRLAFRDAPHRLDVLSRLPDIIASASDDADLFHKLGDMLLAGVRRADAVAVVALAPGADRPAVLHRDRRLSGAGDFEPSRRLVAAAVAEQKQTVLHVWGAEPGAAPAHSFTLQERFDWAFCTPVACDACPGWALYVAGRFNGAAAATLLAPWESNELRDDVKFAELVADILGSLRQVQVLRERQGVFRRFFSPGVLGVLSGGDPARALEPREADVTVLFCDLRGFSRRAEEADNLLDLLNRVSAALGLMTRNILNHRGAVADFLGDAALGFWGWPLEQPLKVEDACRAALGIRAAFETVARDPAHPLHGFRVGIGLASGRAVAGGIGTPEQAKVTVFGPVVNLASRLQDMTKLLRVPILIDEPTAEVVRERLPRDAGRTRQLVKVRPPGMETPLVVSELLPPVPPDGQPEGGLSDEDLAAYGEALNAFLAGDWAAAYKRLHRVPPDDRGKDVLTEFILKNNRTPPPGWDGVVPLAARG from the coding sequence ATGTTGCTCGTTGCACAAGGCCCCACCCCGGGCGACGCCTGGCGCCGCGAGCTGCCGCACGACGTGCCCGTCGTTCTCGGGCGGGACGCGGCCGGTTGGTCCGTGCCGTGGGAGCCGTTCCTCGCCCGGCGGCACGCCGAGCTGACCGCCCGCGGCGGGAAGCTGAAGGTGCGCAAGCTCGCGGAGGCGGCCAACCCGATCTTCCACGCCGGGCGCCCGGCCGACGCGTTCGAGGTGCCGGCGGGCGGGTCGTTCGTCATCGGCCGCACCTCGTTCACCCTCGCCGCCGGCGAGGACGCCACCCCGCCCGAGCCCGATCGCCCGCTGCTCGACATGCGGACGATCGGGCACCACGAGCTGGACCGGCTCGCGTTCCGGGACGCCCCGCACCGGCTCGACGTGCTCAGCCGGCTCCCCGACATAATCGCCAGCGCCTCCGACGACGCGGACCTGTTCCACAAGCTCGGCGACATGCTGCTGGCGGGCGTCCGCCGCGCGGACGCGGTCGCGGTGGTGGCGCTGGCGCCGGGGGCCGACCGGCCCGCCGTGCTCCACCGGGACCGCCGGCTGTCCGGCGCGGGCGACTTCGAGCCGAGCCGCCGGCTCGTCGCCGCCGCGGTCGCGGAGCAGAAACAGACCGTGCTCCACGTGTGGGGGGCGGAACCGGGCGCCGCGCCCGCCCACTCGTTCACGCTGCAAGAGCGGTTCGACTGGGCGTTCTGCACGCCCGTCGCGTGCGACGCGTGCCCGGGGTGGGCGCTGTACGTCGCCGGGCGGTTCAACGGGGCCGCGGCGGCGACGCTGCTGGCGCCGTGGGAGTCGAACGAGCTGCGCGACGACGTGAAGTTCGCGGAGCTGGTGGCCGACATCCTGGGTTCGCTCCGCCAGGTGCAGGTGCTGCGCGAGCGGCAGGGGGTGTTCCGCCGGTTCTTCTCGCCCGGGGTGCTGGGCGTGCTGTCGGGGGGCGACCCGGCCCGCGCGCTGGAGCCGCGCGAGGCCGACGTGACCGTGCTGTTCTGCGACCTGCGCGGCTTCTCGCGGCGGGCGGAGGAGGCCGACAACCTGCTCGACCTGTTGAACCGGGTGAGCGCCGCACTGGGGCTGATGACCCGGAACATCCTGAACCACCGCGGCGCCGTCGCGGACTTCCTGGGCGACGCGGCCCTCGGGTTCTGGGGCTGGCCGCTGGAACAGCCGTTGAAAGTCGAGGACGCGTGCCGGGCGGCGCTCGGCATCCGGGCCGCGTTCGAGACGGTGGCGCGCGACCCGGCGCACCCGCTGCACGGGTTCCGGGTCGGGATCGGGCTCGCGAGCGGGCGGGCCGTGGCGGGCGGGATCGGCACCCCGGAGCAGGCGAAGGTGACCGTGTTCGGGCCGGTGGTGAACCTCGCGTCGCGGCTCCAGGACATGACCAAGCTGCTGCGGGTGCCGATCCTGATCGACGAGCCGACGGCGGAGGTGGTCCGCGAGCGGCTCCCCCGCGACGCCGGCCGCACGCGGCAACTGGTGAAGGTGCGCCCGCCCGGCATGGAGACGCCGCTGGTGGTGTCCGAACTGCTGCCGCCGGTCCCGCCCGACGGGCAACCCGAGGGCGGGCTCTCCGACGAGGACCTCGCGGCCTACGGCGAAGCCCTGAACGCGTTTCTGGCGGGCGACTGGGCGGCCGCGTACAAGCGGCTCCACCGGGTCCCGCCGGACGACCGCGGGAAGGACGTGCTGACCGAGTTCATTCTGAAGAACAACCGCACCCCGCCGCCCGGCTGGGACGGCGTCGTCCCGCTCGCGGCGCGGGGCTGA
- the lptD gene encoding LPS assembly protein LptD: MVGKWGRRVGSGRSITWAGLTVAAVLAGGVPLAAQPLPGARPTARFPDEPHSGFSLPTDNLMSAPQPVRPQTVYQAPAREPGGIPYEPDFTLPNGAVIPTPKSKNVVVDYIRRYGTPLTEEKADLPDGTERVLITGGVIVNLSSADGKQKTEFATDEAVIWLKRDKKGDAVNGFTTSEKDKIEFYLSGNVIIRMVRGGDKPITQTLRAEQVYYDASENRAVALRADLEMTVPNIPDAFHLRGQEVRRLDLENWQVLGGSVNASKLPSDPGLRLDSQEFTLSERKLVRQNIFGIPFRDLSTGEPVTTTEQMVTGKNVVTRLAGVPVFYLPRTRFDASDPLGPLTGFSFSQNRQYGSSFYSSFDVYELLALRAPANHTWRLNLDYLSKRGPAFGTDYIYRIPTSELGEPPVGNGMIKLYGIDDDGFDLLGGYRGLEPDPRGFRGRALWRHQQEVTDRLYFQGQFAYLSDKNFLEQFYKQEHDRGPNQETFGYLTWQNRNYGVSGLVQERMGRDWITSTNWLPRVDGHLLGQTFLDDLFVYSARANAGYAQLRTAEQSPYPVLTTDRRVDTGRFDLSQELSAPLSLGPVKLDPYAMLDLTEYTSDLTGNEIGRVYGGGGARASVPFSRLYGDVSSELLNLRGLYHKAIFGFNYRYARSNEPYNRFPQLDRLNDDAVDQSYRNLRPFQTMFLPGPNGLLLQTSPVFDPQLYAIRRLVDNRVDTRDDINVLQMDLRQRLQTKRGYPGMEHTVDFLTLDVSASYFPDANRDNFGNPFAFLEYGTVWNVGDRTSIVSNGWFEPYEGGSRYWNVGAYLDRTDRTNVYLGYRQTDPINSKAVTLSMGYQLSSRYYVNVGASYDFGLQQSLSNSLTMTRTGSDLTTTIGFTYNAFVNNFGFQFLIVPNLAAALGGRFAGTPVNGQQFSNRR; encoded by the coding sequence GTGGTCGGAAAGTGGGGGCGCCGCGTGGGGAGCGGGCGGTCGATAACGTGGGCCGGGCTGACCGTCGCGGCGGTGCTCGCGGGCGGCGTGCCGCTTGCGGCACAACCGCTGCCGGGGGCACGCCCCACCGCGCGGTTCCCGGATGAACCGCACAGCGGGTTCTCACTCCCGACTGACAACCTCATGAGCGCGCCGCAACCGGTGCGCCCACAAACGGTCTACCAAGCGCCCGCCCGCGAGCCCGGCGGCATCCCGTATGAACCCGACTTCACGCTCCCCAACGGGGCCGTCATCCCGACGCCCAAGAGCAAGAACGTCGTCGTCGATTACATCCGCCGGTACGGCACCCCGCTCACCGAGGAAAAAGCCGACCTGCCGGACGGCACCGAACGGGTGCTCATCACCGGCGGGGTGATCGTCAACCTGTCGAGCGCCGACGGCAAGCAGAAGACCGAGTTCGCCACCGACGAGGCGGTGATCTGGCTGAAGCGGGACAAGAAGGGCGACGCCGTCAACGGGTTCACCACCAGCGAGAAGGATAAGATCGAGTTCTACCTGTCCGGGAACGTCATCATCCGCATGGTCCGCGGCGGGGACAAACCGATCACGCAGACGCTCCGGGCCGAACAGGTGTACTACGACGCGTCCGAGAACCGGGCCGTCGCCCTGCGGGCGGACCTCGAAATGACCGTTCCGAACATCCCGGACGCGTTCCACCTGCGGGGCCAGGAGGTGCGGCGGCTGGACCTGGAGAACTGGCAGGTGCTCGGCGGGTCGGTGAACGCGAGCAAACTGCCCAGCGATCCGGGCTTGCGGCTGGACTCACAAGAGTTCACGCTCAGCGAGCGCAAGCTCGTGCGCCAGAACATCTTCGGCATCCCGTTCCGCGACCTGAGCACCGGCGAGCCCGTTACGACCACCGAGCAAATGGTCACCGGTAAGAACGTGGTGACGCGGCTCGCCGGGGTGCCCGTGTTCTACCTGCCGCGCACCCGGTTCGACGCGAGCGACCCGCTCGGCCCGCTCACCGGTTTCAGTTTCAGTCAGAACCGGCAGTACGGGTCGTCGTTCTACTCCAGCTTCGACGTGTACGAGTTGCTCGCGCTGCGCGCGCCGGCGAACCACACGTGGCGGCTCAACCTCGACTACCTGAGCAAGCGCGGCCCGGCCTTCGGCACCGACTACATCTACCGGATCCCGACCTCGGAACTCGGCGAGCCCCCGGTCGGCAACGGCATGATCAAGCTGTACGGGATCGACGACGACGGGTTCGACCTGCTCGGCGGGTACCGCGGGCTCGAACCGGACCCGCGCGGGTTCCGCGGCCGGGCGCTGTGGCGGCACCAGCAGGAGGTGACCGACCGGCTCTACTTCCAGGGGCAGTTCGCGTACCTGAGCGACAAGAACTTCCTCGAACAGTTCTACAAACAGGAGCACGACCGCGGCCCGAACCAGGAGACGTTCGGGTACCTCACCTGGCAGAACCGCAACTACGGTGTGAGCGGGCTGGTCCAGGAGCGGATGGGGCGCGACTGGATCACCTCGACCAACTGGCTGCCCCGCGTGGACGGGCACCTGCTCGGGCAAACGTTCCTCGACGACCTGTTCGTGTACAGCGCGCGGGCCAACGCCGGGTACGCGCAACTGCGAACCGCGGAGCAATCGCCGTACCCGGTGCTGACCACCGACCGGCGCGTGGACACGGGCCGGTTCGACCTGTCGCAAGAGCTGAGCGCCCCGCTGTCGCTCGGGCCGGTAAAGCTGGACCCGTACGCGATGCTCGACCTCACCGAGTACACCAGCGACCTGACGGGGAACGAGATCGGGCGCGTGTACGGCGGCGGCGGGGCCCGGGCCAGCGTCCCGTTCTCGCGCCTCTACGGCGACGTGAGCAGCGAGCTGCTGAACCTGCGGGGCCTGTACCACAAGGCGATCTTCGGGTTCAACTACCGCTACGCGCGGTCGAACGAGCCGTACAACCGGTTCCCGCAACTGGACCGCCTCAACGACGACGCGGTGGACCAGTCGTACCGCAACCTCCGCCCGTTCCAGACCATGTTCCTTCCGGGACCGAACGGGCTCCTGCTCCAGACCTCGCCCGTGTTCGATCCGCAGTTGTACGCGATCCGGCGGCTGGTGGACAACCGCGTGGACACCCGGGACGACATCAACGTGCTGCAAATGGACCTGCGGCAGCGGCTCCAGACGAAGCGCGGGTACCCGGGGATGGAGCACACGGTCGACTTCCTGACGCTCGACGTGTCCGCGTCGTACTTCCCGGACGCCAACCGGGACAACTTCGGGAACCCGTTCGCGTTCCTGGAGTACGGCACCGTGTGGAACGTCGGGGACCGCACGTCGATCGTGTCGAACGGGTGGTTCGAGCCGTACGAGGGCGGCAGCCGGTACTGGAACGTGGGGGCGTACCTGGACCGCACCGACCGCACCAACGTGTACCTCGGGTACCGGCAGACGGACCCGATCAACAGCAAGGCGGTCACGCTCTCGATGGGGTACCAGTTGAGTTCGCGGTACTACGTGAACGTCGGGGCCAGCTACGACTTCGGGCTCCAGCAGTCGCTCTCGAACTCGCTCACGATGACCCGCACCGGCAGCGACCTGACGACCACCATCGGGTTCACCTACAACGCGTTCGTGAACAACTTCGGGTTCCAGTTCCTGATCGTGCCGAACCTGGCCGCGGCGCTCGGCGGGCGGTTCGCAGGCACCCCGGTCAACGGCCAGCAGTTCAGCAACCGGCGGTAA
- a CDS encoding fasciclin domain-containing protein, translating to MKSKLIAAFSFLALALAASPAPAAEEKTIAEVVAGSKDHTILLALVKEAGLAETLSGKGEWTVFAPTDEAFKKIDKETLAKVKGDKELLKKILLTHAVKGTWGSGEVVKLDGKEVETLSGTKFKVTVKDKTVMVGDAKVTAADLKASNGVVHVIDTVLMPK from the coding sequence ATGAAGTCCAAGCTGATTGCCGCGTTCTCCTTCCTGGCCCTGGCGCTGGCTGCCTCCCCCGCACCTGCCGCCGAAGAGAAGACGATCGCCGAAGTTGTCGCCGGCTCAAAGGACCACACCATCCTGCTGGCACTGGTAAAGGAGGCCGGTTTGGCGGAAACCCTTAGTGGGAAGGGTGAGTGGACCGTGTTCGCCCCGACGGATGAGGCGTTCAAGAAGATCGATAAGGAAACGCTGGCGAAGGTGAAGGGCGACAAGGAACTGCTCAAGAAGATCCTGTTGACCCATGCGGTCAAGGGGACGTGGGGCTCTGGAGAGGTCGTGAAGCTCGACGGGAAGGAAGTGGAAACCCTCTCGGGTACGAAGTTCAAGGTCACTGTCAAGGACAAGACCGTGATGGTCGGCGACGCGAAGGTGACCGCGGCCGACCTGAAGGCGAGCAACGGCGTCGTTCACGTCATCGACACCGTGCTGATGCCGAAGTAG
- a CDS encoding PilZ domain-containing protein — MSVQNSDRRAAVRFAPASTTSCYTESGGEGVLWDISATGLSMLVETSPLLGVTLTVEVTSSWRVLTVRAQVAHVNQLAGGDYFVGMEFARPLALEEIEPFVTPALV; from the coding sequence ATGTCTGTTCAGAACTCTGACCGCCGAGCGGCAGTTCGCTTCGCTCCCGCCTCAACAACTTCCTGCTACACTGAGTCCGGCGGTGAGGGTGTTTTGTGGGACATCTCCGCCACGGGGCTGAGCATGCTGGTCGAGACGAGCCCGCTGCTCGGGGTCACGCTGACGGTCGAGGTGACATCCTCCTGGCGCGTCCTGACGGTCCGGGCCCAAGTGGCTCACGTGAATCAGTTGGCGGGCGGGGATTACTTCGTCGGGATGGAGTTCGCCCGTCCGCTCGCGCTGGAAGAGATCGAGCCGTTCGTCACCCCGGCGCTCGTGTAA
- the clpB gene encoding ATP-dependent chaperone ClpB produces the protein MDLNQFTEKAQQALAGAQKLAARLNHQQIDTEHALLSLLDQEKGLAPAILTKAGVSVDAVTVKLQRELDRLPKVTGTNAEPRLTQRLVKLIDAAEAEAKKLKDEYVSVEHLLLAATDDTGTAGKTLREFGLTRDRLLSALKEVRGSQRVTSQNPEETYQSLEKYGRDLTQYARNGKLDPVIGRDEEIRRVMQVLSRRTKNNPVLIGEPGVGKTAVVEGLAQRIVRGDVPEGLKDKLIVALDMGALIAGAKYRGEFEERLKAVLKEVTSSDGRIILFIDEMHTIVGAGKAEGAMDAGNLLKPLLARGELHCIGATTLDEYRQHVEKDAALERRFQPVQVGEPSVEDTISILRGLKERYEVHHGVRIKDGALVSAAVLSSRYIADRFLPDKAIDLVDEAAAKLRTEIDSMPTELDEISRRVMQLEIEREALKKESDRASKDRLEKLEHELGNLKADADALKARWQAEKQAVQQVQAVREQIEQVKAEIEKAERAYDLNKAAELKYGKLPALEKQLAAAEAAFARDRDNKLIKEEVGEEEVAAVVSRWTGVPVSKLLEGEKEKLLHLEAELHKRVIGQDEAVTAVGEAVVRARSGLKDPNRPIGSFIFLGPTGVGKTELARALAEFLFDDEKAMIRIDMSEYQEKHTVSRLVGAPPGYVGYDEGGQLTEAVRRRPYSVVLFDEIEKAHPDVFNTLLQVLDDGRLTDGQGRTVDFKNTIVIMTSNVGSQRILQYKGTHIGEVYDRMRAAVMEELRKGFRPEFLNRIDEIIVFHALTEADLTKIIEVQLGNLRKRLAERKIGLALTEGAKAHMVRVGYDPAYGARPLKRTIQKEVETPLARLLLKGEVADGGSVAVDYDAAHDALSFTATPGEPVA, from the coding sequence ATGGATTTGAACCAGTTTACAGAGAAGGCTCAGCAGGCACTCGCCGGCGCCCAGAAGCTCGCGGCCCGGCTTAACCATCAACAAATTGACACCGAACACGCGCTGCTGTCGCTGCTCGATCAGGAGAAGGGGCTCGCTCCCGCGATCCTGACGAAGGCGGGCGTGTCCGTCGATGCGGTCACCGTCAAACTTCAGCGCGAGCTGGACCGTTTACCCAAGGTGACCGGCACGAACGCCGAACCGCGCCTGACGCAACGGCTCGTGAAGCTCATCGACGCCGCCGAGGCGGAAGCCAAGAAGCTCAAGGACGAGTACGTCTCGGTCGAGCACCTGTTGCTCGCCGCGACCGACGACACCGGCACCGCCGGCAAGACGCTCCGCGAGTTCGGGCTGACCCGCGACCGGCTGCTCTCCGCGCTGAAGGAGGTGCGCGGCAGCCAGCGCGTGACCTCGCAGAACCCCGAAGAGACGTACCAGTCGCTGGAGAAGTACGGCCGCGACCTGACGCAGTACGCACGCAACGGCAAGCTCGACCCCGTAATCGGCCGTGACGAGGAGATCCGCCGCGTCATGCAGGTGCTGTCGCGGCGCACGAAGAACAACCCCGTCCTCATCGGCGAGCCCGGGGTCGGCAAGACCGCCGTCGTGGAGGGGCTGGCGCAACGGATCGTGCGCGGCGACGTGCCGGAAGGGCTGAAGGACAAGCTCATCGTGGCGCTCGACATGGGCGCGCTGATCGCCGGGGCGAAGTACCGCGGCGAGTTCGAGGAGCGGCTCAAGGCCGTTCTGAAGGAAGTGACCTCGTCGGACGGGCGGATCATCCTGTTCATCGACGAGATGCACACCATCGTCGGCGCCGGCAAGGCCGAGGGGGCGATGGACGCCGGCAACCTGCTCAAACCGCTGCTGGCCCGCGGCGAGTTGCACTGCATCGGCGCGACGACGCTCGACGAGTACCGGCAGCACGTCGAGAAGGACGCGGCGCTGGAGCGGCGGTTTCAACCGGTGCAGGTGGGCGAGCCGTCGGTGGAGGACACCATCAGCATCCTCCGCGGGCTCAAGGAGCGGTACGAGGTTCACCACGGGGTGCGCATCAAGGACGGGGCGCTGGTGTCGGCGGCGGTCCTCTCGAGCCGCTACATCGCGGACCGGTTCCTGCCCGATAAGGCCATCGACCTCGTGGACGAGGCCGCGGCGAAGCTGCGCACCGAGATCGACTCGATGCCGACGGAGTTGGACGAGATCAGCCGCCGTGTGATGCAACTGGAGATCGAGCGCGAGGCGCTCAAGAAGGAGTCCGACCGCGCTTCGAAGGACCGGCTCGAAAAGCTCGAGCACGAACTCGGCAACCTGAAGGCCGATGCCGACGCGCTGAAAGCACGCTGGCAGGCCGAGAAGCAGGCCGTTCAACAGGTGCAGGCGGTGCGCGAGCAGATCGAGCAGGTGAAAGCCGAGATCGAAAAGGCGGAGCGGGCTTACGACCTCAATAAGGCGGCGGAACTGAAGTACGGGAAACTGCCAGCGCTGGAGAAGCAACTCGCCGCGGCCGAAGCGGCGTTCGCGCGGGACCGGGACAACAAGCTCATCAAGGAGGAGGTCGGCGAGGAGGAGGTCGCCGCCGTGGTGAGTCGGTGGACCGGCGTGCCGGTGTCGAAGTTGCTGGAGGGCGAGAAGGAGAAGCTCCTGCACCTAGAAGCCGAGTTGCACAAGCGCGTCATCGGCCAGGACGAGGCCGTCACGGCGGTCGGCGAGGCGGTCGTTCGCGCCCGTAGCGGGTTGAAGGATCCGAACCGGCCGATCGGCAGCTTCATCTTCCTTGGCCCCACCGGCGTGGGGAAGACCGAACTGGCCCGGGCGCTGGCGGAGTTCCTGTTCGACGACGAAAAGGCGATGATCCGCATCGATATGTCGGAGTACCAGGAGAAGCACACGGTGTCGCGGCTGGTCGGCGCGCCCCCGGGCTACGTCGGGTACGACGAGGGCGGGCAGCTCACGGAGGCGGTCCGCCGGCGGCCCTATAGCGTGGTGCTGTTCGACGAGATCGAGAAGGCGCACCCGGACGTGTTCAACACGCTGCTCCAGGTGCTCGACGACGGCCGGCTCACGGACGGTCAAGGCCGCACGGTGGACTTCAAGAACACCATCGTCATCATGACCTCGAACGTCGGCAGTCAGCGCATCCTGCAGTACAAGGGCACGCACATCGGCGAGGTGTACGACCGGATGCGGGCGGCGGTGATGGAGGAGCTGCGTAAGGGGTTCCGGCCCGAGTTTTTGAACCGGATCGACGAGATCATCGTGTTCCACGCGCTGACCGAGGCGGACCTGACGAAGATCATTGAGGTCCAGTTGGGGAACTTGCGGAAGCGGCTCGCGGAGCGGAAGATCGGGCTGGCGCTCACCGAGGGGGCGAAGGCCCACATGGTGCGCGTCGGGTACGACCCGGCCTACGGGGCGCGGCCGCTGAAGCGCACGATCCAGAAGGAGGTTGAAACGCCGCTCGCCCGGCTGCTCCTCAAGGGCGAGGTGGCCGACGGCGGCTCGGTGGCGGTCGATTACGACGCGGCGCACGACGCTTTGAGCTTCACCGCGACGCCGGGCGAACCGGTGGCATAA